Below is a window of Candidatus Desulfatibia profunda DNA.
CACCGCTAACCCCGGTTGCCGTTTAATCAGGAATAAAAATCATGTCCAAAAAGAATTCTTCCAACAAGAAACAAATGATTTTTAGTGTGCTGGCGTTAACCGTATGGCTGGTTGGCTTCCGGGTTGTCCCTGCGGCCGCTGCCGGAACTGTAAAAATCGGTCTGAACTATCCCAAGACAGGCCCTTACTCGGTTCAAGGACTGGATCAGTGGCGGGCGGCGAACCTTGCCGTTGAAGAAATTAACACCACCGGAGGCATTCTGGGCAACAAGGTTGAGATTGTCTGGCGTGACTCCATGTCCAAAGAAGATGTGACCATTCAAAACGTCACCGAGTTAATCGACCAGGAAGGCGTAAAGATGGTCTTTGGCGGATCTGCCAGCAGCGTTGCCATTGCGGCCGCACAGGTATGTCAGGAAAAGGGGATTCTCTTTTTCGGAACTCTCACCTATTCCACTGCAACCACAGGCGAAGATGCCCACAGACACACCTTTCGGGAATGCTATAATGCCTGGATGGGCGCCAAAGCCATCGCCTCTTATCTGAAAGATAACTTTTCAGGGAAGAAATTCTTATATATTACTGCGGACTATACCTGGGGCTGGACCACCGAGGCTTCGGTGCGAAAGTTCAGCAATAGCGAGGATAAATCCATTCACAAAGGCATTTTAACCCCTTTTCCGAATGCAACCGACAAGCATTTTAAAAAAGCCCTGAGTTTTGCCAAGATGGTAAAGCCGGATGTGCTGGTATTGGTTCTTTTCGGTAAAGATATGTCCACAGCAATGCGACATGCCACTGCCATGGGATTGAAAAAGAAAATGCAGATTGTGGTTCCGAACATTACCCTCGGCATGGCCGAAGGCGGGGGACCCAAAGTCATGGAGGGCGTTATCGGTGCGCTCCCGTGGACCTGGAAGGTTCCGTACAAGTACAACTATCCTAAGGGTATAAAATTTATCGAGAAGTTTGCGGTCCGACACGGACGTTACCCCAGCACTTCAGGCGCTTCGGCCTACACGATTCTTTACGAATACAAGGCAGCCGTTGAAAGGGCCGGCACATTCGATTCTCCCGCAGTGATCAAGGCTCTTGAGGGGCATGAGTACTCTCTGTTGAAGGACAAGCAGATATGGCGCGATTTTGATCACCAATCCGTGCAGACGGTATACGCGGTTAAATGCAATCCGCAAGCAATGGTGCTCAAAGACAAATATAAACTGGATTATTTTGAAATCTTAAGCAGTATGCCGGGTAAAGAAGCGGTTCGAACCCGCGAAGAATGGAACGCCGTCCGCCGGGCCGCCGGCAAACCCACCCATCTGGAAAAGCTGCCCGGGGAACATTAAAACAACCACTGTCCGGCCCCGGAAAAAAAGGGTTTGCCGGCGATTGTTTGCCTGCAAACCCTTTGTTTCCAGCTGGAGGCGGCACCCGGATTTGAACCGGGGTATAGCGGTTTTGCAGACCGCTGCCTTACCACTTGGCTATGCCGCCTTAAAAAAAATGGAGCGGGAAACGGGATTTGAACCCGCGACTTCGACCTTGGCAAGGTCGCACTCTACCACTGAGTTATTCCCGCTCAATGATATGGTTTTTCTAAACAGTTATTGTAATTTTGTCAATAAAAAATTTTTGACCGGGTTAAGTCTTCAGAAGACTCCTGAATTTAATGAAATAGTCGAACCCCGACAAGAGTGTCAACACCAGCGCCGCCCATAGAAACACCGATCCGATGGCCTGAAAATCGATAGTAATATATTGAAAATGTATTAGCAGCGGGATGATGGCGGCGATCTGAAATCCGGTTTTGTATTTTCCAAGACGGGAACTCGCAATATCTTTTCCCTGTTGAGCGGCAATATTTCGCAGCCCGGTGACGGCAAACTCGCGCCCGATGATGATGCACACGATCCAGCCCGGAATCCAGCCCAGGGAAGTAAGCATGATAAATGCGGAAGAAACCAGAAGTTTGTCGGCCAGCGGGTCCATGATTTTGCCGAACCTCGAAACCAGGCCCCGGCGTCTTGCAAAAAAGCCGTCCAGAAAATCGGTTATCGCCGCCGCACTGAATAAGATCGCGGCCGTAAACGTAAACAACCGGCCTGGGAACAGCAGCAAAAACACAATCAGCGGTATGACGGCAATCCGAAACAGAGTCAGACTGTTGGGATGACTACATATTTTTTTTATCTGGGCACTCGCAAACATGGTCTTGTCAGACTTCGTTAAACGGTCGATTCGTTGATTGGTCAAGTGGTTGAATGGCTGGATAGTTAAATGGTTACAAAAGAGGAAGAATCGTTATTAGCGAACACCAATTAACCCATGAACGAATCGACGAATGAACCATTTTACCATTTAACCAATCAACGATACTGAAAGTAATTTCATTTCTTTTGTGTTTTTTCCCAGTCGTCCAGAAACGCTTTGATACCC
It encodes the following:
- a CDS encoding substrate-binding protein, with amino-acid sequence MIFSVLALTVWLVGFRVVPAAAAGTVKIGLNYPKTGPYSVQGLDQWRAANLAVEEINTTGGILGNKVEIVWRDSMSKEDVTIQNVTELIDQEGVKMVFGGSASSVAIAAAQVCQEKGILFFGTLTYSTATTGEDAHRHTFRECYNAWMGAKAIASYLKDNFSGKKFLYITADYTWGWTTEASVRKFSNSEDKSIHKGILTPFPNATDKHFKKALSFAKMVKPDVLVLVLFGKDMSTAMRHATAMGLKKKMQIVVPNITLGMAEGGGPKVMEGVIGALPWTWKVPYKYNYPKGIKFIEKFAVRHGRYPSTSGASAYTILYEYKAAVERAGTFDSPAVIKALEGHEYSLLKDKQIWRDFDHQSVQTVYAVKCNPQAMVLKDKYKLDYFEILSSMPGKEAVRTREEWNAVRRAAGKPTHLEKLPGEH
- the pgsA gene encoding CDP-diacylglycerol--glycerol-3-phosphate 3-phosphatidyltransferase encodes the protein MFASAQIKKICSHPNSLTLFRIAVIPLIVFLLLFPGRLFTFTAAILFSAAAITDFLDGFFARRRGLVSRFGKIMDPLADKLLVSSAFIMLTSLGWIPGWIVCIIIGREFAVTGLRNIAAQQGKDIASSRLGKYKTGFQIAAIIPLLIHFQYITIDFQAIGSVFLWAALVLTLLSGFDYFIKFRSLLKT